agtcaaaaatgagtccagagtatttgtatggttataaaagcttgTCACTGAGGATAGAATTGagagtttaagctaaattgtttccaaacttagaaagaggtcattctttttgaaacagaccaaaaaggaaatacgttcacataaactggaacggaggatGTAACTTATTGTAACAAGTTACGTACCTATTTTAGTTATAAGGTTATTAATTTTACTTATAGGAGTATGAAATAATTACCCGTGATTATCTTTAATTACATAGGCGGCTCTGAATATCTTATCTATCGTGTATTTGtttgaattattttgaagaaTGAGAATATCTCTATTAGTAGGTGGTTATCAAATCGTAAAATGAGCGGGTGGACCATCCTTTTGGcaaagaattaacctaaatagttgTTTACTCAAcagcttaaactaaaaatagacgGTGaaagtataatatatgtatatcgGTGCTCTATGTTTTCGagtttcaaatttttaaatgtgAAACTCTAGCGTAATATATCGGTGCTCGAAACTCATGTATGTAAAAGTCTAGAATGATATCCATTTTTTGATTCGTGGTCTGCAAAGTGGTTATGAAAGCTGGTTATTTATCACTTTTTTCCTTTGAGGACATGTAAATGTCTTGAATCCAAGTCTCACCGTGATTCATTATCAAAAGTATTTTTATTTGCTTGGTAAATTTTTTAGTAATTTTAAAGTCTAAACCCACTCAAAGAAACCCATCCAAGCAAACAACAAATGGTGGTGGTGACAAGTGACTGATAACTGAGTTGTGAAGGTGGGACAACAACAACAAGTGACTTGATTGATTCTTAAATTACTTTTATCAAATTCTGCAACACCTTTCACAGTTTTGGCAAGCCTTTCTATTTTTAGTAACCCCATCTTTCTAAGACTCTTTCCTCTCATCTCCTCCTCCTCCAGTATCTTATCCCCAAACCCACAAGAAAAAAGCAAAATTTTACACATAAAAAGATAACCACACCTTTTAGGGTTTCAGTAATTCTTAAGATCTCAAACTttgagcaaaaagaaaaaaaaactatggCTCGTGGGAAGATCCAGATCAAGAGAATAGAGAACCAAACAAACAGACAAGTCACTTATTCTAAGAGAAGAAATGGACTTTTCAAGAAAGCTAATGAACTCACTGTTCTTTGTGATGCTAAAGTTTCTATAATTATGATTTCAAGTACCGGCAAACTTCATGAATTTATAAGTCCCTCTGTCACGTACGTATACTAAAGCTGCTTATTTTtctattagtttttttttcttcaaatttgttgtatatttctttttaattattttgatgtTGCTTCTGTATTTTCAGGACCAAGCAGTTGTTCGATCTGTATCAAAAGACTGTTGGAGTTGATCTTTGGAACTCCCACTATGAGGTCTTTTTTTCCCTTCTAAATTCTCTAGATTTTCCCTCTTTTTCCTTAAAATCGTGTAACATATCTCCAtctaaaaaattaaattcttagagagaattaaaaaatattttgaacgTTTCCTTGTTCCGACCTAATGACCTAATTTTTTTTCATGGTCAAAGACGTagaaattctttttaataatgcgTGACAGTCTTATAACCCAAGATCTCTTAGAGAAAATACACTTTTTTTTGCGTAATTATATGTTCTATATATTTCGAGGTGTTTTCAGATTTATTACTTTTGCTAATATTGTGCAGAAAATGCAAGAGCAGTTGAGGAAGCTAAAGGATGTTAATAGGAATCTCCGAAGAGAGATCAGGTAGATACCAACCTAGGAGTTATAGATCTTTAATAGAAACTATTATAGCTTTTTATtgattaaatataaaataaaaatcttttttttctttttatttaatttgacTGATATTATATTAAATGGATGGACAGGCAAAGGATGGGAGAAAGCCTAAACGATCTGAACTATGAGCAGTTGGAAGAGCTCAATGAAAATGTGGACAATTCTCTGAAGCTTATTCGTGAAAGAAAGGTTAATTACAATCAAGGGTTTTTTGACAATGCCAACCAATTTAATTATCAAACTAAAgtttctaatttattttttttgtttaacaaAAGTTTCTAAATTGAATCAACTGTAGTTTCCTTTTTCACTCAGAACCTTTGCTCCTCTAGATTTACTTGAATATCTTAATCTAGatccacaaaaagaaaaaaaagaacctAGCCTAGGTATAATATGAATATAGTTGAAGCTTAAATTAGAAGGAGCCTCGGAGCAACGGTAAAATTGTCTCCCTATGAGCTATatgtcacgagttcgagccgtagAATCAGCCACTGATGCTAGTATTAGTGTAGACTGCTTAATACCTTCTCGGGATATGTCCCTTCCTCGGACCCCGCATAAACACAGAATATTTTGTGCAACGGACTACCCTGTTAGTTAAGCTTCAATCACTAACTTACATTTTACTTTGTTAAATCACCTTAACATTATTAAAATGACAAAAGGGGTACTAGGAAATGTCTTGTCTTAAAACTAGAGAGGGAAAGCATTGCtacaattatttaattattgtcaGAATTCTTCCAGATGATATGACAATTTAGCTTAATAGGTCAGAATTAATatcacttttttcttcttttactcTTCTTTCTTGTTCAAAAATTTGATAAGTAGCTGGCATATGCTTAATGACAATTTTTTCTTTCATCTTGGACTTCGCTTTTCCTACTAGTTAAACGCTAATATATGATGTTTTTGTTCTAGACAAGACTTTGACAAAATCACTTGGTAAAAGATGACAATATTTACATTGCATGTGTATGTCTTAGACCTTTCCCTCTACTCTTGTTTGTCTAGTGAAGATTTATAGAATGTGAGGAGTACCGTCAAAGGGTGTGGTGCAGCGGATGAGGCTGCTCTTCCCTTAACCAAAAATCTTGGGTTCGAGCTCTAGGTATAGGAAAATCCTTAGGTAGCGAGCGCTTCCCTTCGAATTGGGTCCTATGCGGCGGGAATCCAAATATAGTCGGGCTCCGATATACGAGTACTTGACATCGGGTGAGaaacccaaaaaagaaaaaaattagatTGTGAGGAGTAATATCCTTAACTACCTTTTCATTCCATTTGTTTGTCATCCAAAGTTGGCCATTTAACTTTCTTTACGTATCACTGTATAAGCAATGCCTAACTTAGTTTCATTTGTGAAAGAACAGTATAAAGTGATTGGCAATCAGATTGATACATACAAGAAGAAGGTAAAACTACATTTTTGGTTTTCACCTTCTATTGAGCTTGTATCCAGTCGGAGTTCTTAATTCTTATTTTGGTTGATTTGCAGGTCAGGAATGTGGAAGAAATACATAGAAATCTATTGCTTGAATTTGTAAGTCCTTAAACTTATTAATTCCAGCACATATATGTTTTTGCATACAAATAaatttatttctccaatcatcCACATCCCTTTGCCCCAAATTCTTGATATTGTATAGTTAGAAGCAAAAGCATTTGGCTATGGATTAATTTTAATGTTAGATTGAAGCATGTGACGGATTTGTGTCCAGCGTGTGATCATAACCGGTACCACATTTCTTTTTTCTTGGGGGTCCTGTGTAAGGGCGGACCGGAATGCCTACCCcctctaatagcctgtttggccaagcttctcaagacaaaaaagtgttttttttttcaaaagcactttttttttcttaatttgaggtgtttggccaagcttatttgggaaaaaaaagtacttttgggaagaagcagaagcagtttcagagaagcagaaaaaagtagattctttccaaaagcagaagcagaaacagttttggcttttcttcttacctaaaatacccttaacaaaatatagtatataccaaaataacccttaaacttaatacttaggatattaatttataaatatttcttcttatttttaggaaactttctaatatatagtgactttaggggtgaatgcttttatatttgttgaaggaattttaatatatttaacttatattaaaagaattaagtactttttaattttattttcatattttacttaaataaaatgaatttttttaattattgcatgtaataacaaaattttgatattatttatttacttataatattaattattaagtaaatctattcatgcccttattcgtaatttgacacttaaaagtactttctaaaaagcttggccaaacacaagttatttctcaaaagtgcttttcagactgattagccaaacacaaactgattctcTTCAAAAGTctcttttttcaaaagcacttctcaaaataagctgatttctccggcttggccaaacaggctataaatcaGTTTTCCTCCGTCCGAAGCGGATTAAATGGACATATTAATTAGAAGCAAAATCATGTTGTGTATGTTGAGAATGGTCACACATAACTTTTCTTAAACTATCCATATATATGCATGCATGGTAAAAATCTTTCTTTACAATTAAGTGCCAATTAACATATTGATAGCTAACTGAAAAGCAAGTAGGGATGGAACTAGCTATTGAATTgcgaaaaaatgaaattaaaaataaaattcaaaatccaaagtAGAAAGTGTAGCAACAAGGCTTAAGTTTCAATAGTTGGACATAATTATTAAACCacttcaaaaggaaaagaaaaagaaaaaaaataagaaaaatgtaaGATTTATGATCATCAACTACTAAGAACTAAGCATAATTCTTTTTTACAGAAAGCGCTTTACTTTCTTAATAGACCTACTTAGCATGAAATAAAATTAGTCGAACCAGTAAATTTCGGGATAGTATTGACGATTAATTTTAAATGGTGCAGGATGCAAGACAAGAGGATCCATATGGATTGGTTGAGCAAGAAGGGGACTATAACTCTGTGCTTGGATTCCCAAATGGAGGGCCGCGCATATTAGCCTTACGCCTTCAACCAAACCACCAGCCAAATCATCATCTTCACAGTGGAGGAGGCTCCGATATCACTACTTTTGCTCTAGCTTGAGTAGTAACCTAAGAAAAATTCTGTGAGAGACGCGATCACCTGTCAGTGGAAAATTTTCTGCATTCAGTCAATCTACGCAAAGTGAATCGGTCGGACTTTAGCTTGTTGTAATATTTTCCTAGTATATTGTTTTCTAAATAAGCACATGCAATGTTTCTCGGACATGCATGACTTGACTCTTTAGACTACTCTGGTACTTTTGCTTCAAAGCGTTTAAGTCGTAAAACTTATGTAAGGGTTTTAAACTCAATGTCGTTGTTTTGGATAAGGGAAGTGCGTATTAAGCTGTTTTTTTGTAGTGTTTAAGGTTATGTTACTTTTTCATATCAATATTTGTGTATACAATCAAAATTGAGCTTGCCTAATTTTGTACAACTAATCGAAATCGGGACGGAAAATCAAGGCCCGGCTCCAGTTATATCGGAATATGGTACGGAGATGGATTAGTAAGCTTGTGCATCAATGGCCGATCAAGATCGAGGCCAGCCGTGATGTAGACCGAAGCGAGAAAgagatcgagcaagatcgagggaGTCCTGCCACGTCGAATAACAGAAAGCCGAGATATCCATGATCGGGCAAGGATTGTGGcaaaaatctcggcacgtatcgagtCAGGATCGGATGTTTAGCCTATCATGGGATctacttctgtaattagaattgtaccataaatagaattcatctactatataaaaagGGTCTTAACCATTTTTGTAATCATGTAACCTCCACGCATAACAAAGGAATATATCAAATTTTCTCTTGCAAGCTCTGTTATTCTAGTTCATACTTTTCAATAGCATACTCATTTGGTTCGAGGGCCATAGTTGTTCATCATATTGgtttgctttctttcattgttaatTCCTAACATTAATTCTTATATTTGTCAttttgtgccaagtgaaatcacatattcttaaaaccacttataagtttaattgttatccgaatttaagagtaaatagtttggcacccaccgtgggactaaggataatagtgattacctggtacaattttcataacacaaactattttacgcttgttatttaaagtgtctttgattccaggatcaaaatgtcaaactctcaagtagCGCCCGCACACACAGACAATGACTTTGGTCTTCATGGCGACAATGAAAACATAGCCACCCCAGGAAACGGAGTACCTCCAGTCAACCCCGATAGAGCTCCGGCCGTGGACCCGATCGACGTCAGCTCCCATATCACCATTAATGGAAATTTGGGTGTCGATCCTGAAAATAGCGTCTGCAGAGATGTTCGAACAACTGATCA
The nucleotide sequence above comes from Nicotiana tabacum cultivar K326 unplaced genomic scaffold, ASM71507v2 Un00281, whole genome shotgun sequence. Encoded proteins:
- the LOC107802634 gene encoding floral homeotic protein PMADS 1, which produces MARGKIQIKRIENQTNRQVTYSKRRNGLFKKANELTVLCDAKVSIIMISSTGKLHEFISPSVTTKQLFDLYQKTVGVDLWNSHYEKMQEQLRKLKDVNRNLRREIRQRMGESLNDLNYEQLEELNENVDNSLKLIRERKYKVIGNQIDTYKKKVRNVEEIHRNLLLEFDARQEDPYGLVEQEGDYNSVLGFPNGGPRILALRLQPNHQPNHHLHSGGGSDITTFALA